From one Anaerococcus prevotii DSM 20548 genomic stretch:
- a CDS encoding metal ABC transporter ATP-binding protein, whose product MKDVIIKVEDMTIAYADKPVLWDNDIEIINNSITAIIGPNGAGKSTLIKGILNLQKKLSGSVLIMGKSFDEVKKKIAYIPQTASVNWDFPTTVLDVVLMGRYVHLGWLKRPTKADYDLARKALEKIGMQDFEDRQISELSGGQRQRVFIARAIAQDADIYFMDEPLAGVDKVTEKVIFNFMKDSQMKGKTSIVVHHDLNTIEKYFDHIVILNKKVIAQGPVSEAFTKENVDKAFVR is encoded by the coding sequence TTGAAAGATGTAATCATAAAAGTTGAAGATATGACAATAGCATATGCAGATAAGCCTGTGCTTTGGGATAATGATATTGAAATAATTAATAATTCGATAACGGCTATAATTGGTCCTAATGGAGCGGGAAAATCTACCTTAATCAAGGGAATCCTAAATTTGCAGAAAAAATTGTCTGGGTCTGTATTAATTATGGGCAAGTCCTTTGATGAGGTTAAGAAAAAAATTGCCTATATTCCTCAAACAGCTTCTGTTAATTGGGATTTTCCAACAACGGTCCTAGACGTTGTCCTAATGGGTAGGTATGTCCACCTTGGTTGGCTCAAAAGGCCAACTAAGGCTGATTATGACCTTGCAAGAAAGGCCCTAGAAAAAATTGGTATGCAAGATTTTGAAGATAGGCAAATTTCAGAGCTTTCTGGGGGTCAGAGACAAAGAGTTTTTATAGCAAGAGCTATAGCTCAAGATGCTGACATTTATTTTATGGATGAGCCCTTGGCTGGTGTTGATAAGGTGACAGAAAAAGTTATCTTTAATTTTATGAAAGATTCTCAAATGAAGGGAAAAACTTCCATAGTTGTTCACCATGATCTTAACACTATAGAAAAGTATTTTGATCATATAGTGATTTTGAATAAAAAAGTAATTGCCCAAGGACCTGTTAGCGAGGCTTTCACAAAAGAAAATGTAGATAAGGCCTTTGTGAGGTAA
- a CDS encoding ABC transporter ATP-binding protein, whose protein sequence is MKEFYKKIFALTDKGARNLSKATLASFFVYCINMLPAILLMIFAQEVLENMGKSKGFYIVFSVLTLIAMYILLSIEYDKLYSTTYQESADLRIRTAENLSKLPLSYFSKHDISDLSQTIMADIEGIEHAMSHSIPKVGGMVLFFPLISVMMLIGNVKMGLAVIIPSLLSFIFIPLSKKYQVDGHKRYYGVLRKNSESFQENIEMQMEIKAYNLSKDIKDDLYKKMEESERVHLKAEITTILTMSISSIFSFISLAVVILVGVNLIISKEISALYLVGYLLAAMKIKDSLDASKEGLMEIFYLSPKIERLKEIQNQDLQEGEDYNLKKFDIDLKDVEFAYNKDAKVLNGVSFKAKQGEVTALVGASGCGKTTILKLISRLYDYDEGQILINGKDIKEISTESLFDKVSIVFQDVVLFNQSVMENIRIGKQDASDEEVKRAAKLANCTDFIEKMDKGFDTVIGENGAELSGGERQRVSIARAFLKDAPILILDEIAASLDVDNEKKIQESLNNLIKDKTVVIISHRMKSIENADKIVVLENGRVESEGKHEELLKKSKVYRNLIEKTKMAEEFIY, encoded by the coding sequence ATGAAGGAGTTTTATAAAAAAATATTTGCTCTTACAGATAAGGGAGCAAGAAATTTATCTAAAGCAACACTGGCTTCATTTTTCGTTTATTGTATAAACATGCTTCCTGCCATATTACTAATGATTTTTGCTCAGGAAGTTTTGGAAAATATGGGCAAAAGCAAGGGATTTTATATAGTATTCTCAGTTTTGACCTTGATAGCAATGTATATTTTGCTTTCTATAGAATACGATAAATTATATAGCACAACCTATCAAGAAAGTGCGGATTTAAGAATAAGGACAGCGGAGAATTTATCAAAATTACCTCTATCTTACTTTTCTAAACATGACATTTCCGATCTTTCACAAACAATCATGGCTGATATTGAAGGTATAGAGCATGCAATGAGCCACTCGATACCAAAGGTGGGCGGCATGGTACTGTTTTTTCCATTAATATCTGTAATGATGCTAATAGGTAATGTCAAGATGGGCTTAGCTGTAATTATTCCATCTCTTTTAAGCTTTATATTCATACCCTTATCTAAAAAATATCAAGTTGATGGACATAAAAGATATTATGGTGTCTTAAGAAAAAACTCAGAAAGTTTTCAGGAAAATATAGAAATGCAAATGGAGATTAAAGCATATAATTTGTCGAAAGATATTAAAGATGACTTATATAAAAAAATGGAAGAGAGTGAGAGAGTACACTTAAAGGCGGAAATAACTACAATTTTAACTATGTCTATATCTTCAATATTTAGCTTTATTTCCCTTGCTGTCGTAATACTTGTTGGCGTAAATCTAATTATTAGTAAAGAGATAAGTGCCCTCTACCTTGTAGGATATTTACTAGCGGCTATGAAGATAAAAGATTCTCTAGACGCATCTAAAGAGGGTTTGATGGAAATATTTTATTTATCGCCAAAAATTGAAAGATTAAAAGAAATTCAAAATCAAGATTTACAAGAAGGCGAAGACTATAATCTGAAAAAATTTGATATTGATCTAAAAGATGTTGAGTTTGCCTACAATAAAGACGCAAAAGTTTTAAATGGAGTAAGCTTTAAAGCTAAGCAGGGAGAGGTTACTGCTTTGGTAGGTGCAAGCGGATGCGGCAAAACAACTATCTTGAAACTTATATCAAGACTTTATGATTACGACGAGGGACAAATCTTAATTAATGGCAAAGATATAAAAGAAATATCAACAGAATCCCTTTTTGATAAGGTCTCTATTGTTTTCCAAGATGTGGTTCTCTTTAATCAAAGTGTTATGGAAAATATTAGAATCGGAAAGCAAGATGCAAGCGATGAAGAAGTTAAAAGAGCAGCAAAACTTGCAAATTGCACAGACTTTATAGAAAAAATGGATAAGGGTTTCGATACAGTTATTGGTGAGAATGGAGCTGAGCTATCAGGCGGAGAAAGACAAAGAGTATCAATAGCCAGAGCCTTCTTAAAAGATGCACCGATATTAATCTTAGATGAGATAGCAGCAAGCCTTGATGTTGACAACGAGAAAAAGATTCAAGAGTCATTAAATAATTTAATTAAAGATAAAACTGTTGTTATTATTTCACATAGAATGAAATCTATAGAAAATGCAGATAAGATAGTAGTTCTTGAAAACGGAAGAGTAGAAAGCGAAGGCAAACATGAAGAGCTTTTAAAAAAATCAAAAGTTTATAGGAACTTAATAGAAAAGACAAAAATGGCAGAAGAATTTATTTATTAG
- a CDS encoding metal ABC transporter permease, giving the protein MEIFRNYSFIIVALGTVILAMATGIIGSISVLKGKSLIGDAIGHSTYPGIVLAFMLSMEKSPLILLLGAAIAGAISFFLIDIIANNSKIDLDATLAIVLSSFFGLGMVLKSFIQGNPIYAGVSQSGLKNYIFGQASYIMKNDVKIIFVVSIFSLLLLLAFYKEIKVYVFDEVYAKTIGINPTLMNTVILLATMLLITTGLKLVGAILISSMLIVPAITALQWTDKFHEMLIIAGFCGGVSAFIGTYISTVYDGMSTGSTIILIMSFISLISMIIGPRGMRTKIVRKKYDGLS; this is encoded by the coding sequence ATGGAAATTTTTAGAAATTATTCTTTTATAATAGTTGCTCTAGGCACAGTAATCCTTGCTATGGCAACAGGTATAATCGGGTCTATAAGTGTTTTAAAAGGAAAATCGCTAATTGGTGATGCTATAGGTCATTCTACCTATCCAGGCATAGTCCTTGCCTTTATGTTATCAATGGAAAAATCTCCTCTTATACTTTTGTTAGGAGCAGCCATCGCTGGGGCTATATCTTTTTTCTTGATAGATATAATCGCAAATAATTCAAAGATAGACCTTGATGCGACTTTAGCTATTGTGCTGTCAAGTTTTTTTGGTCTTGGTATGGTTTTAAAATCATTTATCCAAGGCAATCCCATCTACGCAGGAGTTTCTCAATCGGGTCTAAAAAATTATATTTTTGGCCAAGCTTCATACATCATGAAAAATGATGTAAAGATAATATTCGTTGTATCTATTTTTTCACTTTTACTTCTTTTAGCTTTCTATAAGGAGATAAAAGTTTATGTATTTGATGAAGTTTATGCTAAAACAATCGGTATTAATCCTACTTTGATGAATACAGTAATTCTTCTTGCGACCATGCTTTTAATCACAACTGGTCTTAAGTTGGTTGGCGCGATTTTAATTTCATCAATGCTTATAGTGCCTGCAATAACAGCCCTACAGTGGACTGATAAATTTCATGAAATGTTAATAATAGCAGGGTTTTGTGGAGGCGTTTCTGCATTTATTGGAACCTATATATCCACAGTTTACGATGGTATGAGTACAGGATCTACAATCATACTTATCATGAGCTTTATTTCACTAATTTCTATGATAATCGGCCCAAGAGGTATGAGGACAAAGATTGTGAGGAAAAAATATGATGGACTTTCTTAG
- a CDS encoding ABC transporter ATP-binding protein, whose product MKIYKKLFTYVQDKKHLGVLAMVFSAISAVLTVYGYYLIYKFLDKLIINSNLSGAESIALISVITLTSGAIFYFVSGMFSHILGFSLETNLRKRGIDGLEKASFRFFDLNPSGQIRKIIDDNAAQTHQVIAHMIPDSSQAIVTPILVLVLGFIVSIRVGITLLALTIIGGLILGAMMGEQKFMKIYQEALSKLSAETVEYVRGMQVVKIFKANVGSFKSFYKAIKDYSKYAYDYSLSCKKPYVLYQWLFFGLIAILIIPIVYFMASLGSTKVILLELIMILFLSGVLFVSFMRMMWYSMYISQGNYAVDTLESLYEDMQKDKLVHGNVKNFKNYNIAFDNVSFAYNDKAVIENLSFKLDEGKSYALVGSSGSGKSTVAKLISGFYNVNEGSIKIGGIPISEYSDEALIKAISFVFQDSKLFKKSIYDNVALANKGASRDDVMRALKLAGCDLILDKFPEREETIIGSKGVYLSGGEKQRIAIARAILKDSKIIIMDEASASIDPDNEYELQKAFKNLMKDKTVIMIAHRLSTIKDLDEIIVMDSGKIIERGSDQELMSKDTSYKRLQEMFNSANEWRVSNEGVL is encoded by the coding sequence ATGAAGATTTACAAAAAATTATTTACTTATGTACAGGATAAAAAACATCTTGGGGTTTTAGCTATGGTTTTTTCTGCTATATCTGCTGTACTTACGGTATATGGATATTATTTAATCTACAAATTTCTAGATAAGTTAATTATTAATTCAAATTTATCTGGTGCAGAGAGCATAGCATTAATATCTGTTATTACACTAACAAGTGGAGCGATATTTTATTTTGTTTCAGGAATGTTTTCGCATATCTTGGGATTTAGTCTTGAAACAAATTTAAGAAAAAGAGGGATTGATGGTTTAGAGAAAGCTAGTTTTAGGTTCTTTGACTTGAACCCTTCTGGTCAAATAAGAAAAATCATAGATGACAATGCCGCACAAACTCATCAGGTTATAGCCCACATGATACCCGATAGTTCTCAGGCAATAGTTACACCTATACTTGTACTTGTGCTAGGCTTTATAGTAAGCATAAGAGTTGGCATCACCTTGCTTGCTCTTACAATAATTGGAGGCCTAATTTTAGGAGCAATGATGGGCGAGCAAAAATTTATGAAGATATACCAAGAAGCTCTATCTAAACTAAGTGCAGAGACTGTTGAGTACGTTAGAGGTATGCAGGTTGTAAAAATATTTAAAGCAAATGTCGGGTCATTTAAAAGTTTTTACAAGGCTATAAAAGATTACTCAAAATATGCTTATGATTATTCCCTATCTTGTAAAAAGCCTTATGTTTTGTATCAATGGTTATTTTTTGGCTTAATTGCAATTTTAATTATTCCTATAGTTTATTTTATGGCTAGCTTGGGCAGCACCAAGGTGATTTTACTTGAACTTATTATGATTTTATTTTTATCTGGAGTTCTCTTTGTCTCATTTATGAGAATGATGTGGTACTCCATGTATATTTCTCAAGGAAATTATGCGGTGGATACTTTAGAATCACTATACGAAGATATGCAAAAAGACAAATTAGTGCATGGCAATGTCAAGAATTTTAAAAACTATAATATAGCATTTGACAATGTTAGCTTTGCTTATAATGATAAAGCTGTCATTGAAAATTTATCCTTTAAATTAGACGAGGGAAAGTCCTATGCACTTGTCGGTTCATCTGGATCAGGTAAATCAACTGTAGCAAAACTTATATCAGGTTTTTACAATGTTAATGAGGGAAGCATAAAGATAGGCGGGATACCAATAAGTGAATATTCCGACGAAGCCTTAATTAAAGCCATTTCCTTTGTTTTTCAAGATTCAAAATTATTCAAGAAAAGCATTTATGACAATGTTGCTTTAGCTAATAAAGGAGCGAGCAGAGATGACGTTATGAGAGCCTTAAAATTAGCAGGATGCGATTTGATATTAGACAAATTCCCAGAAAGGGAAGAAACAATTATAGGTTCAAAAGGAGTTTACTTATCTGGTGGAGAAAAACAAAGAATTGCAATTGCAAGAGCAATTTTAAAGGATTCCAAAATCATTATTATGGACGAAGCATCAGCATCAATTGACCCAGATAACGAGTATGAACTACAAAAAGCTTTCAAAAATCTTATGAAGGATAAAACAGTTATCATGATTGCACACAGGTTATCAACAATTAAAGACCTTGATGAAATTATTGTTATGGATAGTGGAAAAATTATAGAAAGAGGATCAGATCAAGAATTAATGTCAAAAGACACAAGTTATAAGAGGCTGCAAGAGATGTTTAACAGTGCAAATGAATGGAGGGTTTCAAATGAAGGAGTTTTATAA
- a CDS encoding DUF6796 family protein yields the protein MTLYKSILIGLLGSFLMFLGDMTLYYDPNDYDGKDAINNIIGIMKNVSIKRLYIGGLLGPICAFIYCIGFFHIVLGIQEKYLTIGWFVFLINVFGMILGGAYHIQCAYLGLLSRYENKGAFDEFLKFLKFQAKIVFGIMAIANITLVLVILFGLTVFPRWQALFTPIFLLIVTPLADRLPKGVHMIIRGGWFNLIYFIYYLSLLIKYTNMNL from the coding sequence ATGACTTTATACAAGAGTATATTAATTGGTCTTTTGGGTTCATTCTTGATGTTTTTGGGAGACATGACCCTATATTATGATCCAAATGATTACGATGGCAAGGATGCTATAAATAATATTATTGGCATAATGAAAAATGTTAGCATAAAAAGATTATACATTGGTGGTCTTTTAGGTCCAATATGTGCTTTTATTTATTGTATTGGGTTTTTCCATATTGTTTTGGGCATACAAGAAAAGTATTTAACTATCGGTTGGTTTGTATTTTTAATAAATGTTTTTGGTATGATATTGGGAGGAGCTTATCATATTCAATGTGCCTACTTAGGTCTTTTATCAAGATATGAAAATAAGGGAGCTTTTGATGAATTTTTAAAATTTTTAAAATTTCAAGCAAAAATAGTTTTTGGAATTATGGCTATAGCAAATATAACATTAGTTTTGGTAATTTTATTTGGACTCACAGTATTTCCAAGATGGCAAGCCTTATTTACACCCATATTTCTTTTGATTGTTACTCCACTTGCTGATAGATTGCCAAAGGGAGTCCATATGATTATTCGCGGAGGCTGGTTTAACTTAATATATTTTATTTACTATTTATCTTTATTGATAAAATATACTAATATGAATTTATAA
- a CDS encoding metal ABC transporter permease, with product MMDFLRYCFIDNYQTLLVLLVTAIACSIIGVFLVLRRLSMLADAISHSILLGIVLAYFIVKDITSVYLVFGAAIFGVITVFSIESLSKTKLVKNDDAVGIVFPMFFALAVILITKYARNVHLDVDIVLMGEVIMAPLNTVNFLGVEIPKSLLQMSVMGLINLAFIWIFFKELKLTTFDAEFAKIAGFSEVLLFYGLMSLTSFTTVVAFEAVGAILVISFLIAPASSAYLISKNLRTMIIISVLYSILNSILGFVLAMYYNLSMSGMSATIAGITFFITFLFNKNGFLMKIITRKRKHIEFKKDAFLMHVGNHQQEENSKEELGIGTIYKHLSWKKEDIEKYSKILIAENKILIDEGVYKLTEKGRNLYISLIKDYGL from the coding sequence ATGATGGACTTTCTTAGATATTGCTTTATAGACAATTACCAAACCTTGTTAGTTCTCTTGGTTACAGCCATAGCTTGTAGTATCATAGGTGTTTTTCTTGTTTTAAGAAGACTTTCCATGCTAGCTGATGCAATTAGCCACTCAATTTTACTTGGAATCGTCCTTGCGTATTTTATAGTAAAGGATATTACTTCAGTTTATTTGGTATTTGGAGCTGCAATTTTTGGAGTAATAACGGTGTTTTCTATAGAATCGCTCTCTAAAACCAAACTTGTAAAAAATGATGATGCAGTTGGTATTGTTTTTCCGATGTTTTTTGCCTTGGCAGTAATCCTTATAACTAAATATGCGAGAAATGTTCACCTCGATGTGGATATTGTTTTGATGGGTGAAGTGATAATGGCTCCCCTAAATACTGTGAATTTCTTAGGCGTGGAAATACCGAAATCGCTCTTGCAGATGTCGGTAATGGGACTTATAAACTTAGCCTTTATATGGATTTTCTTTAAAGAACTAAAACTTACAACATTTGATGCAGAATTTGCAAAAATTGCTGGCTTTTCAGAAGTACTTTTATTTTATGGTCTGATGAGCTTAACATCCTTCACAACAGTAGTTGCCTTTGAAGCAGTCGGTGCAATTTTGGTAATATCCTTCCTGATTGCTCCTGCATCTAGCGCTTACCTAATAAGTAAAAATTTGAGAACGATGATAATCATTTCTGTTCTTTACTCAATATTAAATTCTATTTTAGGTTTTGTCTTGGCAATGTATTACAACCTTTCAATGTCTGGTATGTCAGCAACCATAGCAGGGATTACTTTTTTCATCACATTTTTATTTAACAAAAATGGATTTTTGATGAAAATAATCACGCGCAAGAGGAAGCATATTGAATTTAAGAAGGATGCTTTCTTGATGCATGTTGGCAACCACCAACAAGAAGAAAATTCAAAAGAAGAACTGGGTATAGGCACAATATATAAACATCTATCCTGGAAAAAAGAAGATATAGAAAAATATAGCAAGATTTTAATAGCAGAAAACAAGATACTGATAGATGAGGGAGTTTATAAACTAACTGAAAAGGGTAGAAACTTATATATAAGTTTGATAAAAGATTACGGACTATGA
- a CDS encoding CadD family cadmium resistance transporter encodes METIVSALLVFVSTSIDYLVVLTILFASQGKKGLKSIYAGQYLGTGLLVLVSLIAAYFLNFIPQDWIIGLLGLIPLGLGIKAIFVDEDIDEEDIEGKITGNGSKILAFTSLTVAMGGDNLGIYIPYFTGKSLIEISISLVIFALGILILCKLSQNLASISAIGEIVEKYEKIIVPVVFIGLGLYILIENGTINYLISLITS; translated from the coding sequence ATGGAAACAATAGTATCTGCTTTATTAGTTTTTGTCTCTACATCAATTGACTACTTAGTTGTTTTGACTATTTTATTCGCCAGTCAAGGCAAGAAAGGTTTGAAATCAATTTATGCAGGACAGTATTTAGGTACAGGACTGCTTGTTCTGGTTAGTCTTATTGCCGCTTACTTTTTAAATTTTATTCCACAAGATTGGATTATCGGACTCCTTGGTCTAATTCCGCTAGGTCTTGGTATAAAAGCAATTTTTGTGGATGAAGATATTGATGAGGAAGACATCGAGGGAAAAATTACCGGAAATGGTTCAAAAATCTTAGCATTTACAAGTTTAACAGTGGCAATGGGTGGAGATAATTTAGGAATTTATATTCCCTATTTTACAGGTAAGAGTTTGATTGAGATTAGTATAAGTTTAGTAATATTTGCGTTAGGAATTTTGATTCTATGCAAATTATCTCAAAATCTTGCCTCAATTTCTGCTATCGGAGAGATTGTAGAAAAGTACGAAAAAATAATTGTACCAGTCGTGTTTATTGGGCTCGGTCTTTATATATTGATTGAAAATGGAACGATTAATTATCTCATTTCCCTAATCACAAGTTAA
- a CDS encoding IS3 family transposase: MISEIEKYIKWYNEDRIKTKLNGMSPVMYRLHSAYKIIKLFRVYGFRSQVRCFFNSRL, from the coding sequence TTGATAAGTGAGATTGAAAAATATATTAAATGGTACAATGAAGATAGGATTAAAACAAAATTAAACGGGATGTCCCCTGTTATGTACAGATTACATTCCGCTTATAAGATTATTAAATTGTTCCGTGTTTACGGGTTCAGGTCACAAGTGAGGTGCTTTTTTAATTCTCGCTTATGA
- a CDS encoding metal-dependent transcriptional regulator: protein MNSIRQDYIQAIYRLSKDKGYTNNKNISDYFSISRASVSEMIKKLIEDGLVIQEKTKIYLSRLGDKEAKAILSKHRIWECFLVDVLGLNGDIVHDQSDLLEHVTSEEMFIALNKFLDYPKKSPRGKRIYTNENR, encoded by the coding sequence ATGAACTCAATAAGACAAGACTATATCCAGGCTATATATAGACTTTCAAAAGATAAGGGATATACAAATAATAAAAATATATCAGATTATTTTTCGATAAGTAGGGCGTCAGTTAGTGAAATGATTAAAAAACTAATAGAAGATGGGTTGGTAATCCAGGAAAAAACCAAAATATACTTATCCCGATTAGGCGACAAGGAGGCGAAAGCAATTTTATCCAAACATAGGATATGGGAGTGCTTCCTAGTGGATGTCCTAGGTCTTAATGGTGATATAGTGCATGACCAATCAGACTTATTAGAGCACGTGACAAGTGAAGAAATGTTTATCGCCCTAAACAAGTTTTTGGATTATCCTAAAAAATCGCCGAGGGGCAAAAGAATTTATACAAACGAAAATAGGTAA
- a CDS encoding metal ABC transporter solute-binding protein, Zn/Mn family: MKLKKLLIVLAMLIIASSCSKNADKTHLEANKQGDGKKIVTVTTSFLYDMVDNLVGDKVEKEFIIPAGEDPHLYTAKPQDLEKIKKADLLLYHGLHFEGKMVDVLEKKGSAVSRTFKKEDIGEMEEDGKVVVDPHFWFDIKLYKEATKNAAEDLEKLLPEEKESIEKNLESYLAKLDELDKENKEKISSIPEASRYLITPHDAFNYFSRAYNIPVKAPQGVSTDSEVANKDIEDTVNFIVKNKVKAIFAESTTDPMRMEKLKEAVKAKGFDVKVVSGEGQELFSDSLASEGQVGDNYIDMYKHNVDLIVENLK; the protein is encoded by the coding sequence ATGAAATTAAAAAAATTATTAATAGTTTTAGCAATGCTTATTATTGCTAGTTCTTGTTCTAAAAATGCGGATAAAACTCATTTGGAAGCTAACAAGCAAGGTGATGGAAAAAAGATTGTAACTGTTACAACATCATTTTTGTATGATATGGTGGATAATTTAGTGGGAGATAAGGTCGAAAAAGAATTCATTATCCCAGCTGGTGAAGATCCACATCTTTATACTGCAAAGCCACAAGACTTAGAGAAGATTAAGAAGGCTGATTTACTTTTATACCATGGTCTTCACTTTGAAGGAAAGATGGTTGATGTACTCGAAAAGAAGGGTTCTGCAGTTTCTAGAACTTTCAAAAAAGAAGATATAGGAGAGATGGAAGAAGACGGAAAAGTTGTTGTTGACCCACACTTTTGGTTTGATATCAAACTTTATAAGGAAGCAACAAAAAATGCTGCTGAAGATTTAGAAAAACTCCTTCCTGAAGAAAAAGAAAGCATTGAAAAAAATCTAGAATCCTATCTAGCTAAATTAGATGAATTAGATAAGGAAAATAAGGAGAAGATTAGTTCAATTCCAGAAGCAAGCAGGTACTTGATTACTCCACATGATGCTTTCAATTATTTTTCTAGGGCCTACAACATCCCAGTTAAGGCTCCTCAAGGCGTATCAACTGATAGTGAAGTAGCAAATAAGGATATAGAAGATACTGTTAATTTTATTGTTAAAAACAAGGTTAAGGCAATTTTTGCAGAATCAACTACAGATCCAATGAGGATGGAAAAATTAAAAGAAGCTGTAAAGGCTAAAGGCTTTGATGTAAAAGTTGTTTCTGGTGAAGGTCAGGAATTGTTCTCAGATTCTTTAGCATCAGAAGGCCAAGTAGGAGATAACTATATAGATATGTATAAGCACAATGTTGATTTGATTGTAGAAAACTTGAAATAG
- a CDS encoding Csac_0668 family 2Fe-2S cluster-binding (seleno)protein encodes MKINNECCCGCKTEKPDQIKDNCPVCNNEGISVSKVTVEHLVVDDYRNAVNGDQYKICMNEDCDVVYYNLDNEIKFLKDQVRVPIWFKKDADPKYACYCSEVTENQVIEAVVKHGAKSVKEVNAITGAMKNPNCKENNPLGVCCNKIIQEAIDKGLKMK; translated from the coding sequence ATGAAGATTAATAATGAATGTTGTTGTGGATGCAAAACAGAAAAGCCGGATCAAATTAAAGACAATTGTCCTGTATGTAATAATGAAGGGATTTCCGTTAGTAAAGTAACTGTTGAACATCTAGTGGTAGATGATTATCGTAATGCTGTTAACGGAGATCAATATAAGATTTGCATGAACGAGGACTGCGACGTTGTTTACTATAACTTAGATAATGAAATAAAATTCTTGAAAGACCAAGTTAGAGTTCCTATCTGGTTTAAGAAAGATGCAGATCCTAAGTATGCTTGTTATTGTAGCGAAGTCACAGAAAATCAGGTAATTGAAGCAGTTGTAAAGCATGGCGCGAAATCCGTAAAAGAAGTAAATGCCATCACTGGGGCAATGAAAAATCCTAATTGTAAAGAAAACAATCCGTTGGGAGTTTGTTGTAATAAGATTATTCAGGAAGCTATCGATAAAGGCTTGAAAATGAAATAA
- a CDS encoding helix-turn-helix domain-containing protein: MTYYDFVKDYMKVDECKNNKKYSSAGHTFCWNKEDSTYAEGLYWFYEGDGFIIDIHDFYIREEVVQNSTYSMADYVSIYTSYIVSANGERFSPYQTLTVNSLCTLDFDNIRDDFLFLLHENSYYLCVSIGFKRELLENHLLSINIDPESFYSTLLQPNQLILTKALEKVSMEILNCKMDVPAADFFFKAKANEWVSIVIDTYLNRKKYKIDSDDNEALEDVARFLDDHFAMNVNQETLEKISKMSGTKLKNLFKEKYGQSITEYTQRKRMNVAETLLLNTDLPIKEIAESVGYSSHSKFSIYYKRYKGKLPSEVRNLACKDHNLKCDCCD, translated from the coding sequence ATGACATATTATGATTTTGTAAAAGATTATATGAAGGTAGATGAATGTAAAAACAATAAGAAGTATTCAAGTGCAGGGCACACTTTTTGTTGGAATAAAGAGGATTCAACTTATGCAGAAGGACTTTATTGGTTCTATGAAGGAGATGGATTTATTATTGATATCCACGATTTTTATATCAGAGAAGAAGTAGTTCAAAACAGTACCTACAGTATGGCAGATTATGTTTCAATATACACAAGCTACATAGTCAGCGCAAATGGAGAAAGGTTTAGTCCTTATCAAACTTTGACCGTAAACTCCTTATGCACTCTTGATTTTGACAATATAAGAGATGACTTCCTATTTTTATTACACGAGAATTCATATTATCTTTGTGTTTCTATTGGATTTAAAAGAGAACTTTTAGAAAACCACCTGCTATCCATTAATATTGATCCAGAATCTTTTTATTCGACCTTACTTCAACCGAATCAATTAATTCTTACAAAGGCCTTAGAAAAAGTGTCAATGGAAATATTAAATTGCAAGATGGACGTACCTGCCGCAGATTTTTTCTTTAAAGCCAAGGCAAATGAATGGGTAAGTATTGTAATAGATACATACTTAAATAGAAAGAAATATAAAATTGATTCCGATGATAATGAAGCACTTGAAGATGTAGCAAGATTCTTAGATGATCATTTCGCCATGAATGTAAATCAAGAAACCCTTGAAAAAATTTCTAAAATGAGCGGAACAAAATTAAAAAATTTATTCAAAGAAAAATATGGTCAAAGCATTACAGAATACACCCAAAGAAAAAGAATGAATGTGGCTGAAACTCTTCTGTTAAATACCGATCTTCCTATAAAGGAAATAGCTGAATCCGTTGGGTACTCCTCCCATAGCAAATTTTCCATTTATTACAAAAGATACAAGGGAAAACTTCCAAGTGAAGTCCGTAATTTAGCTTGCAAGGATCACAATTTAAAATGCGATTGCTGTGATTAA